From Pseudanabaena sp. PCC 6802, one genomic window encodes:
- the ssuE gene encoding NADPH-dependent FMN reductase translates to MTSILLISGSPSHPSKTHGLLEYANALLLQQGVKTNLIAVRNLPPEDLVFGRYNSPSLEEPKALLAEADGAIVATPIYKAAYTGVLKAFLDLLPQQALSDKVILPIATGGTIAHLLSIDFTLKPLLSELGARHILGGVYAVDKQIAWNDNNTSVQLEEEIEQRLKQAIDDLLLAVSLSPQRSSTHSSGVSSRFTQTAPAQRS, encoded by the coding sequence ATGACAAGTATTCTCTTAATCAGTGGCAGTCCATCTCACCCTTCTAAAACGCACGGCTTATTGGAGTACGCGAACGCGCTTTTGTTACAACAAGGAGTAAAGACGAATCTCATCGCTGTGCGCAACCTACCTCCTGAGGATCTAGTATTTGGACGCTATAACAGCCCATCTTTGGAAGAACCAAAGGCTCTACTGGCAGAAGCTGATGGCGCGATCGTTGCCACTCCCATCTATAAAGCAGCGTATACTGGCGTGCTAAAAGCATTTTTAGATTTGCTTCCGCAGCAAGCTCTATCAGACAAAGTAATTCTTCCCATTGCCACTGGTGGTACCATTGCCCACTTACTCTCTATTGATTTCACCCTGAAACCCTTACTATCCGAACTGGGGGCGAGGCATATCCTGGGTGGTGTCTACGCCGTAGACAAGCAGATTGCATGGAACGATAACAATACTAGCGTTCAACTTGAGGAGGAAATCGAGCAAAGACTCAAACAGGCGATCGACGATCTGCTGCTAGCAGTTAGTCTCTCTCCGCAAAGATCCTCGACGCATTCATCAGGAGTTAGTTCTCGATTTACCCAGACCGCGCCAGCACAACGATCTTAG
- the ssuD gene encoding FMNH2-dependent alkanesulfonate monooxygenase: protein MELLWFIPTHGDGRYLGTAIGGRATEHGYLSQIAQAVDRLGYTGALLPTGRSCEDAWIVAATLASITQRMKFLVAIRPGLMSPGTAARMAATFDRMSKGRLLINVVTGGDPVELEGDGLHLSHDDRYELTDEFLTVWREISAGKESHLAGKYFQIKGGKLLFHPVQTPHPPLWFGGSSPIAQRIAAKHVDVYLTWGEPPAQVAEKIEAVRQLAEREGRTLRFGIRLHVIVRETESEAWDAANRLIRYVDEEAIATAQKAYARMDSEGQRRMTQLHNGSREALEISPNLWAGIGLVRGGAGTALVGDPETVAARMLEYVDLGIETFILSGYPHLEEAYRVAELLFPRLPLENLPVAEKQHVLSPFGEIVANDAFPKQQAREKEATTVD from the coding sequence ATGGAATTGTTATGGTTCATTCCCACTCATGGAGACGGACGCTATTTAGGTACGGCGATCGGCGGGCGCGCAACAGAACACGGCTACTTAAGTCAGATTGCGCAAGCCGTCGATCGCCTGGGCTACACGGGGGCATTATTACCAACTGGGCGCTCTTGCGAAGATGCCTGGATCGTCGCTGCGACCCTGGCATCGATTACCCAACGGATGAAATTTCTAGTGGCAATTCGACCTGGTCTGATGTCACCAGGAACAGCGGCTCGTATGGCTGCCACCTTCGATCGCATGTCAAAAGGAAGACTGTTAATTAACGTCGTAACAGGTGGCGATCCTGTGGAACTGGAGGGTGATGGGTTACATTTATCCCACGACGATCGCTATGAGTTAACTGATGAATTCTTAACTGTTTGGCGGGAAATCTCTGCTGGCAAGGAATCTCACTTGGCGGGCAAATACTTCCAGATTAAGGGAGGAAAGTTGCTTTTCCATCCCGTGCAAACTCCCCATCCACCACTCTGGTTTGGCGGTTCTTCTCCTATTGCTCAGCGCATTGCTGCCAAACATGTCGATGTCTATTTGACCTGGGGCGAACCTCCCGCTCAAGTAGCAGAAAAGATCGAGGCAGTGCGGCAACTGGCAGAGCGAGAAGGACGTACCTTGCGCTTTGGCATTCGGCTGCACGTTATCGTGCGAGAAACTGAGAGCGAAGCCTGGGATGCCGCTAACCGCCTGATTCGCTATGTGGATGAAGAGGCGATCGCTACAGCGCAAAAAGCATACGCCCGCATGGATTCGGAAGGACAGCGTCGCATGACTCAATTGCACAATGGCAGTCGAGAAGCGCTGGAAATTAGTCCAAATCTGTGGGCAGGTATTGGACTGGTGCGCGGAGGAGCGGGAACTGCTCTAGTAGGCGATCCAGAGACAGTTGCAGCTCGAATGCTAGAGTATGTCGATTTAGGGATCGAAACCTTTATCCTCTCTGGTTATCCCCATTTAGAGGAGGCATATCGCGTAGCAGAATTACTGTTCCCTCGATTGCCATTAGAAAATCTGCCAGTAGCAGAAAAGCAACACGTGCTGAGTCCCTTCGGAGAGATTGTCGCCAACGATGCCTTTCCCAAACAGCAAGCCAGGGAGAAAGAGGCTACAACAGTAGATTGA
- a CDS encoding dihydroorotase, translating to MELAELDLTHHPVLLKQVRIIDATESDLSDRFADVLISTDDVMHVGVQDADLPADARILDRSGLVLGTGLVDLYSTSGEPGFERRETIASLTKAAQCGGFSRVGILPHTKPAIDNLTALEFWSRHDRARSPHHPQLMPWGAITLDCAGNQLTDLAEMAEAVIGFTDAKPLPNLMLVRRAMEYIKPLGKPLMLWAYDPNLAGSGVMREGKRSLQYGLTGSSATAETAALAALIELVALIGTPTHFMRISTARSVELIAQAKSQGLPITASVAWMHLWLTDKDLHTYDPSLHLKPPLGSDTDRDALIAAVKSGIIDAIAVDHAPYTYEEKTVAFEVSPTGAIGLEFALPVLWQELVETGLLSGLELWRSLSSGAARCLGIDTKEESLPLATLFDPSLSWTVTSEAIASLAQNTPCLGKSIVGKVIPIANLSSSA from the coding sequence ATGGAATTAGCAGAGCTAGATTTAACGCATCATCCGGTACTACTGAAACAAGTACGCATTATCGATGCCACAGAATCCGATCTCTCCGATCGCTTCGCCGACGTTTTAATTTCGACCGATGATGTCATGCATGTTGGGGTTCAGGATGCCGATCTCCCAGCCGACGCACGCATACTAGATCGATCTGGTCTAGTTTTGGGGACTGGTCTGGTGGATTTGTACAGCACCAGTGGCGAACCGGGGTTTGAACGCCGCGAAACGATCGCTTCTTTAACTAAAGCCGCTCAGTGTGGTGGTTTTAGTAGGGTGGGAATTTTACCGCATACTAAACCCGCGATCGATAATCTGACTGCCTTAGAATTTTGGAGCAGGCACGATCGCGCGCGATCGCCACATCATCCCCAACTAATGCCCTGGGGGGCAATTACCCTGGATTGTGCCGGGAACCAACTTACAGACCTGGCTGAGATGGCAGAGGCGGTAATTGGATTTACAGATGCCAAACCGCTCCCAAATCTCATGCTTGTCCGCCGCGCTATGGAATACATTAAGCCCCTTGGCAAACCGCTGATGCTATGGGCATACGATCCCAATTTGGCGGGCAGTGGCGTAATGAGAGAGGGGAAGCGATCGCTGCAATATGGTCTGACGGGTAGCAGCGCCACGGCGGAAACGGCGGCACTGGCGGCGTTGATTGAGTTAGTCGCACTGATTGGCACGCCCACCCACTTCATGCGAATTTCTACAGCCCGCAGCGTGGAATTAATTGCCCAGGCCAAGTCGCAAGGGTTACCCATTACCGCTAGTGTTGCCTGGATGCACCTGTGGCTTACAGATAAAGACTTACATACCTACGATCCCAGCCTGCATCTGAAGCCACCATTGGGCAGCGACACCGATCGCGATGCTCTGATCGCCGCCGTCAAGTCAGGCATCATCGATGCGATCGCCGTTGACCATGCCCCCTACACCTACGAAGAAAAGACCGTCGCCTTTGAGGTATCGCCGACGGGAGCGATCGGTCTGGAGTTTGCCTTGCCCGTGCTTTGGCAAGAATTGGTGGAAACTGGTTTGCTGAGCGGGCTGGAGCTATGGCGATCGCTCAGCTCCGGAGCGGCACGATGTCTTGGGATAGATACTAAAGAAGAAAGCTTACCTCTAGCTACGCTATTTGACCCCAGTTTAAGCTGGACGGTGACATCTGAGGCGATCGCCTCACTAGCTCAAAATACACCCTGTCTCGGCAAGTCTATCGTCGGGAAAGTCATTCCCATTGCTAATCTATCAAGTTCTGCTTAG
- a CDS encoding calcium-binding protein: METFELNNLGGRLIPPLRPPIIVIDEPPPPVTQIVGTNNDDTLIGNDLRDDTILGLAGNDSLVGLSGNDGLQGGDGNDTLRGGVGNDTLDGQAGSDILDGGTGNDFLFDSDLISDDTLDGGLGRDTLEGRGGNDMLWGGGDNDRLVGGIGNDTLTGGFGSDSFYFDSPIVGVDNITDFSVTEDSILVLGQAFGLGQGGVPGSIRGLLENQFVLGTTALDADDRFIYDTRTGALFSDIDGTGLAPQMQIATLSTGFSIPLLSSANILIM; encoded by the coding sequence ATGGAAACTTTCGAGCTTAATAACTTAGGTGGCAGACTAATTCCTCCTCTACGCCCTCCTATAATTGTCATAGACGAACCACCTCCACCTGTAACACAAATTGTTGGTACTAATAACGACGACACCCTCATTGGCAACGACTTGCGAGACGACACTATTCTGGGTTTAGCTGGGAATGACTCCCTCGTCGGCTTATCCGGCAATGATGGTTTGCAGGGCGGCGATGGCAACGATACCCTTAGAGGAGGGGTTGGTAACGATACTCTCGACGGTCAAGCGGGCAGTGACATCCTTGATGGTGGTACAGGCAATGACTTTCTCTTCGACAGCGATCTCATTAGCGACGATACCCTTGACGGTGGACTGGGTCGCGACACGCTCGAAGGTAGAGGGGGTAATGATATGCTTTGGGGTGGGGGAGACAACGACAGGCTAGTTGGTGGAATTGGGAACGACACGCTGACTGGCGGTTTCGGTTCCGATAGCTTTTATTTCGATAGTCCAATTGTAGGAGTTGACAACATTACCGACTTCTCTGTTACCGAAGATAGTATCCTCGTGCTCGGTCAAGCTTTCGGTTTAGGACAAGGTGGCGTGCCCGGATCTATTAGGGGGTTGCTGGAAAATCAGTTTGTCCTCGGTACGACAGCACTTGATGCTGACGATCGCTTCATTTACGATACCCGTACAGGTGCCCTATTCTCAGATATAGATGGTACTGGTTTGGCTCCCCAAATGCAAATAGCAACGCTATCTACAGGGTTTAGCATTCCTTTGTTAAGCAGCGCTAACATTTTGATTATGTAA
- the rpsT gene encoding 30S ribosomal protein S20 yields MANIKSAAKRAQISERNRLRNKAYKSAVRTLMKNYFEAVTAYQSSPSTEAMQTVQDKMSLAYSKIDRAVKRGVLHRNTGARRKARLAQAIKAIEA; encoded by the coding sequence GTGGCAAACATCAAATCCGCAGCCAAACGCGCTCAAATTAGCGAGCGCAATAGATTGCGAAATAAAGCATACAAATCAGCGGTAAGAACCCTGATGAAAAATTATTTTGAGGCTGTAACAGCATATCAGTCCTCCCCCAGCACTGAAGCCATGCAGACGGTACAGGACAAAATGTCTCTGGCTTATAGCAAAATTGACAGAGCCGTTAAGCGGGGAGTATTGCATCGCAACACCGGCGCTCGTCGTAAAGCCAGACTAGCCCAAGCAATCAAGGCAATAGAAGCATAA
- a CDS encoding condensation domain-containing protein has protein sequence MERPLGALEHSFWLYDQIHPIHFALTARLEGQFDLDRLRQSLQQAQQQHPLLRVRIETDRTGQPKFVEQTAEIPLRIVDRLDDRQWEQELEVELSRSFHWMTAPLVRVVVLHSQRISELIVTCHHAIADGLSMAYLIRDIVRGLEMPSQKQRHLSESLAIEHLIPDTYKLDTAVYNTEQMAPTETQCDYNFEVSTRSRPHIRTVLLSVELTQWLHRRCREEATSVHSAISAAFLLALSSRKQSPSSLKCLSPVSVREHLSQSVGESVGLYVAFAVTNHDLNLDACLWETARSLKSQLSEAATPQRLFAEARYRQAAIAKLPKAEMVVQGMRQQRRYDLLVTNLGRLHLEQQFGTLRIAEFYGPTVMSEVEQERVVGVATLGDRLSLTVAFPSATTSDAEATEFLAEALQILRQDKGLPPIDRSIPRALANVAIA, from the coding sequence ATGGAACGCCCACTTGGTGCATTGGAGCATTCGTTTTGGTTATACGACCAAATTCACCCCATCCATTTTGCCCTCACTGCCAGACTCGAAGGCCAGTTCGACCTCGATCGACTCCGTCAATCCCTCCAACAAGCACAACAGCAACATCCACTGCTGAGAGTACGCATCGAGACCGATCGTACGGGGCAACCAAAGTTTGTAGAACAAACTGCAGAGATTCCCCTCAGAATAGTTGACCGACTGGACGATCGCCAATGGGAGCAGGAGTTAGAGGTGGAACTATCGAGATCGTTTCATTGGATGACGGCTCCGTTGGTGAGGGTAGTAGTGCTGCATTCCCAGCGCATATCCGAGCTAATTGTGACGTGCCATCATGCGATCGCAGACGGACTGTCGATGGCGTATCTAATTCGAGACATCGTGCGAGGGTTGGAAATGCCTTCCCAGAAGCAGAGACATCTATCCGAATCCTTAGCGATCGAGCATCTAATTCCAGACACGTACAAACTAGATACCGCAGTATATAACACCGAACAGATGGCTCCAACTGAAACTCAATGCGATTATAATTTTGAGGTCTCCACGCGATCGCGTCCGCACATTAGAACGGTATTACTATCGGTCGAACTAACTCAATGGCTCCACAGACGCTGTCGAGAAGAGGCAACCAGCGTGCATAGTGCCATTAGCGCCGCTTTTTTGCTAGCGCTCTCTAGTCGAAAGCAATCCCCCTCCTCTCTTAAATGTTTGTCACCAGTGAGCGTGAGAGAACATCTATCGCAGTCGGTAGGCGAATCCGTAGGTCTGTACGTTGCATTTGCAGTCACAAACCACGATCTAAATTTAGATGCATGTTTGTGGGAGACGGCGCGATCGCTGAAATCCCAGCTATCAGAGGCGGCTACACCACAGCGATTATTTGCAGAGGCTCGCTATCGTCAGGCAGCGATCGCAAAGCTTCCCAAGGCCGAAATGGTGGTACAGGGAATGCGGCAACAGCGCCGCTACGATCTTTTGGTGACAAATCTAGGACGCTTGCATTTGGAGCAACAGTTTGGCACGCTGAGGATTGCGGAGTTTTATGGGCCAACAGTAATGTCGGAGGTAGAACAAGAGCGCGTAGTTGGAGTCGCAACGTTAGGCGATCGCCTGTCTTTAACAGTCGCTTTCCCTTCAGCTACCACCTCGGATGCGGAAGCAACTGAATTTTTAGCGGAAGCATTGCAGATCCTGCGCCAGGACAAGGGTTTGCCGCCAATCGATCGCTCGATCCCCAGAGCATTGGCAAATGTCGCGATCGCTTAA
- a CDS encoding alpha/beta fold hydrolase: MVGNLQGDTRDKTDCETQFWLWRGYRISYQTRGDRTDRDLPAAILIHGFGASLGHWRKNMEALAEVSRVFAIDLIGFGAADKPTPGQEIDYTFETWGTQIVDFCREVVGSAAILVGNSIGAIVAMQAAVLAPELASKVIAIDCSLRLLQEQKQLGLPWYKRLAAKAAQQILGNRAIAQLFFDQVRKPSAVRKILSQAYARSDAVTDELVDMLIEPARDPGAMDVFMAFVRYSQGPTPEELLANLPCQATLLWGEQDPWEPIALGRELAKYDCVKEFIAIADAGHCPQDEAPEMVNPILVRQIQSLK, encoded by the coding sequence ATGGTTGGCAATCTCCAGGGCGACACTAGGGACAAAACCGATTGCGAAACGCAGTTTTGGCTATGGCGGGGATATCGGATTAGTTACCAAACTAGAGGCGATCGCACCGATCGCGATCTTCCTGCTGCGATCCTGATTCACGGTTTCGGTGCTTCATTGGGGCATTGGCGCAAAAATATGGAGGCTTTGGCAGAAGTCAGTCGAGTATTTGCCATTGACCTGATTGGTTTTGGTGCTGCGGATAAGCCTACCCCCGGTCAAGAGATCGACTATACGTTTGAGACATGGGGCACGCAAATAGTAGATTTCTGTCGAGAGGTTGTCGGTAGTGCGGCGATTTTGGTGGGAAATTCCATTGGCGCGATCGTGGCGATGCAGGCGGCGGTGCTGGCACCGGAATTAGCGAGTAAGGTTATTGCGATCGACTGCTCTTTACGCTTACTGCAAGAGCAAAAACAATTAGGACTGCCCTGGTACAAGCGCTTAGCCGCAAAAGCAGCACAACAAATTCTGGGCAATCGAGCGATCGCGCAGTTATTTTTTGACCAGGTACGCAAACCCTCTGCTGTGCGTAAAATTCTCAGCCAGGCCTATGCGCGATCGGATGCCGTTACCGACGAACTAGTTGACATGCTGATCGAGCCTGCTCGCGATCCGGGTGCGATGGATGTATTTATGGCATTTGTGCGATATTCCCAAGGCCCCACGCCAGAGGAATTGCTGGCCAACTTACCATGCCAGGCGACTTTGCTGTGGGGCGAACAAGACCCGTGGGAGCCAATTGCCCTGGGACGGGAACTGGCAAAGTACGACTGCGTAAAGGAATTCATCGCGATCGCAGATGCCGGACATTGTCCCCAGGACGAAGCACCAGAAATGGTCAATCCAATTCTGGTGCGACAAATTCAATCGCTGAAGTGA
- a CDS encoding DUF4019 domain-containing protein, whose translation MKTAIPIFVAALTLTALPVRAGETDAVAKAQTAAKTWLALTDAGKYDLSWDSAASLFKSSITQSDWVKAVRSVRSPLGILKSRTVKSATFTRTLPGAPDGEYVVIQFNTQFANKASAVETVTPMHEKDGSWRVAGYYIK comes from the coding sequence TTGAAAACAGCCATTCCCATTTTTGTAGCTGCACTTACACTAACTGCATTGCCCGTCCGTGCGGGAGAGACCGATGCGGTTGCCAAGGCCCAAACCGCTGCTAAGACATGGCTGGCACTTACGGATGCTGGCAAGTACGATCTGAGTTGGGATAGTGCCGCTTCTCTGTTTAAGTCATCTATTACACAGTCCGATTGGGTGAAGGCGGTTCGATCTGTTCGTTCTCCTCTGGGAATCCTTAAATCCCGTACTGTTAAGTCTGCAACGTTTACCCGCACGCTCCCTGGCGCTCCTGATGGCGAATATGTAGTCATTCAGTTCAATACCCAATTTGCCAATAAGGCTTCTGCTGTTGAAACAGTTACACCGATGCACGAAAAGGATGGCTCCTGGAGAGTCGCAGGCTATTACATTAAGTGA
- a CDS encoding potassium channel family protein has product MDLSSLNFFKSLRSDNKQYGVIGLGRFGRSVCSTLTGLGFEVFGADNDDERVAQIISERLAAHCVKIDSTNPHALREAGLLDLDTVVIAIGNYLEESIITTLNVKEAGVKHVVAKASSEVHGTLLKKVGADLVVYPEAETGAALARSLTQPGIIDRFELDPDNSIVEVMVPNEFHGKTIIELELRRKYGINVLAVSRDEKFEINPEPTYRLCRGTAMVVIGNNKDISRLTAVCSSKQNEKVV; this is encoded by the coding sequence GTGGATCTATCGTCTTTGAACTTCTTTAAAAGCCTGCGTTCGGACAACAAGCAATATGGCGTGATTGGATTGGGGCGCTTTGGTCGGTCAGTTTGCAGTACGCTCACGGGATTGGGCTTTGAGGTATTTGGTGCCGATAACGATGACGAACGCGTAGCGCAGATTATCTCAGAGCGGTTAGCTGCCCATTGCGTCAAAATTGATTCCACCAATCCCCACGCTCTGCGCGAAGCTGGTTTGCTCGACCTCGATACTGTAGTTATAGCGATCGGGAATTATTTAGAAGAAAGCATCATCACTACGCTCAACGTCAAGGAAGCAGGGGTCAAGCACGTAGTAGCCAAAGCCTCCTCGGAAGTACACGGCACTTTACTCAAAAAGGTGGGAGCCGATCTGGTCGTGTATCCCGAAGCAGAGACGGGAGCTGCCCTAGCGCGATCGCTGACCCAGCCAGGTATTATCGATCGCTTCGAGCTAGATCCAGACAACAGCATCGTGGAAGTCATGGTGCCCAATGAGTTTCATGGCAAAACTATTATCGAATTAGAATTGCGTAGAAAATACGGTATCAACGTTCTGGCCGTCAGCCGAGACGAAAAGTTTGAAATCAATCCCGAACCGACGTACAGGTTATGTCGAGGTACGGCAATGGTGGTAATTGGGAATAACAAGGATATCTCGCGCCTTACTGCCGTCTGTAGCTCCAAGCAAAACGAGAAGGTTGTATAG
- a CDS encoding TrkH family potassium uptake protein, with protein sequence MTPARTICLGFLAVITIGALLLTLPISTSNGQWSNPITALFISTSAVCVTGLAVVDVGKFYSPTGQGFIAMLTQIGGLGYMTATTFLLLLVGRKFSLREKIALQQSLDLPGLRGSVQLVRSIIATTLIFELTGVFLLIPVFLEKYDWGHSIWLAIFHSVSAFNNAGFSLFTNNLMDYVSSPVMNFTITGLIIFGGIGYQVILEAFLWLRAKIGRRSDRIHFSLTFRVAVSTTIALLTIGTLAILLTEYRTDTFAALSWPDKIMAAWFQSVTSRTAGFNTIDNGLMTPTGLFVTIALMFIGASPGGTGGGIKTTTARLLGACTRTTLQGKEAIYLYKRQVPSSLIFKAVGVALGSMLTVIGSTALLSVTEKNFTFIQILFEAVSAFGTVGLSTGITPKVTEVGQLILVATMYIGRVGVLLLIAALVRSPKPSLVEYPEETLLVG encoded by the coding sequence GTGACACCAGCTAGGACTATTTGTCTGGGCTTTCTGGCAGTAATTACAATCGGTGCCCTGCTGCTAACCTTACCAATTTCCACCAGCAATGGGCAATGGTCGAATCCAATTACAGCTTTATTTATTTCTACATCGGCGGTCTGCGTCACTGGGCTTGCTGTTGTTGATGTCGGTAAGTTTTACTCGCCTACCGGACAGGGATTCATTGCCATGCTAACGCAGATCGGCGGTCTGGGGTACATGACGGCCACTACCTTCCTGTTACTGCTAGTTGGCAGAAAATTCAGCCTGCGCGAAAAAATCGCCCTCCAGCAATCCCTCGATCTACCAGGACTGCGCGGTAGCGTGCAATTGGTGCGATCGATTATTGCCACCACACTTATCTTTGAGTTGACAGGTGTTTTTCTCCTCATCCCTGTTTTCCTGGAGAAATATGACTGGGGACACAGCATTTGGCTAGCCATCTTTCACAGTGTCAGCGCGTTTAATAATGCGGGCTTCAGTCTGTTTACTAATAACCTCATGGATTATGTCAGTTCGCCTGTCATGAACTTTACGATTACAGGACTGATTATTTTCGGCGGTATTGGCTATCAGGTGATTTTGGAAGCGTTTCTGTGGTTGCGTGCCAAGATCGGACGCAGGAGCGATCGCATTCACTTTAGCCTTACGTTCAGAGTGGCGGTGAGCACGACGATCGCGCTTTTGACGATCGGCACTCTGGCGATTTTGTTGACAGAGTATCGCACTGACACCTTTGCTGCACTATCCTGGCCGGATAAAATTATGGCGGCGTGGTTCCAGTCTGTCACTAGCCGCACGGCAGGCTTTAATACGATCGATAATGGCCTCATGACTCCAACGGGTTTGTTTGTCACAATCGCTCTGATGTTCATTGGGGCTTCGCCAGGGGGTACGGGCGGCGGGATTAAAACTACGACAGCACGGTTGCTCGGAGCTTGCACGAGGACAACTCTTCAGGGTAAAGAAGCCATCTATCTGTACAAACGGCAGGTACCTAGCAGTCTTATTTTTAAAGCAGTGGGGGTAGCGTTAGGTTCGATGCTTACAGTGATTGGCTCTACCGCTTTACTATCAGTAACGGAAAAGAATTTTACATTTATCCAAATTTTGTTTGAGGCAGTATCGGCATTCGGGACAGTGGGTTTATCAACTGGCATCACGCCTAAGGTGACAGAAGTGGGACAATTAATTCTAGTTGCTACAATGTACATCGGTCGTGTAGGGGTATTACTGCTGATTGCCGCTCTGGTCAGATCGCCTAAACCCAGTCTTGTTGAATATCCTGAAGAGACTTTGCTTGTAGGTTAG
- the tsaD gene encoding tRNA (adenosine(37)-N6)-threonylcarbamoyltransferase complex transferase subunit TsaD gives MATVFAIETSCDETAAAVVRDRHCLSSVVASQIQLHSPYGGVVPEIAARSHVETINQVIARAYLESGTTWAEIDGIAVTAAPGLIGALMVGVTAAKTLALLHRKPLIGVHHLEGHIFSAFLADPALEPPLLCLLVSGGHSSLILMQDYGKYEIVGQTRDDAAGEAFDKVSRLLGLGYPGGPAIDRLAVTGNPKAFALPQGKIADRPFDSSFSGLKTAVLRLTEKLEREGQQPLPTADIAASFQETVAIALASRTINCALAHNLNTIVAVGGVAANSALRSHLQRAAIAQNLRIVFPPLHLCTDNAAMIGCAGAMHLARGDVSSLNLAAQSRLNISDSYRLYI, from the coding sequence ATGGCAACTGTTTTTGCAATTGAGACAAGCTGTGATGAAACGGCAGCGGCGGTGGTTAGAGATCGCCACTGCCTCAGTAGCGTCGTGGCATCGCAAATTCAATTGCATTCACCCTATGGTGGTGTAGTGCCAGAAATCGCCGCTCGCAGCCATGTAGAGACTATTAATCAGGTAATTGCCCGAGCTTATTTAGAATCCGGCACAACCTGGGCAGAAATCGATGGTATTGCCGTCACCGCAGCGCCAGGACTAATTGGCGCACTGATGGTAGGTGTAACGGCGGCAAAGACGCTAGCTTTACTGCATCGCAAACCCCTAATCGGCGTACATCACCTGGAAGGGCACATATTCTCGGCTTTCCTTGCAGATCCAGCTCTGGAACCACCTTTACTGTGTTTGTTAGTGTCCGGCGGTCACAGCAGCTTGATTTTAATGCAAGACTACGGCAAGTACGAAATCGTGGGACAAACCCGCGACGATGCGGCGGGCGAAGCATTTGATAAAGTCTCTAGATTGCTAGGTTTAGGCTATCCAGGCGGCCCCGCGATCGATCGCCTGGCTGTTACGGGTAACCCCAAGGCATTTGCTTTACCCCAGGGTAAAATTGCCGATCGCCCGTTTGACTCTAGTTTTAGCGGCTTAAAAACGGCGGTACTGCGCCTTACAGAAAAGCTAGAGCGCGAAGGTCAGCAGCCATTGCCGACCGCCGATATTGCCGCTAGTTTCCAGGAGACCGTAGCGATCGCCTTAGCCAGCCGCACGATTAACTGTGCCTTAGCGCATAACCTGAATACTATTGTGGCGGTGGGTGGTGTGGCAGCAAATAGTGCTTTGCGATCGCATTTACAACGAGCAGCGATCGCGCAAAACCTACGAATCGTCTTTCCTCCACTCCATCTTTGTACCGATAATGCTGCCATGATTGGTTGTGCGGGAGCGATGCACCTGGCACGAGGAGACGTGTCGTCGCTTAACCTGGCAGCCCAGTCGCGCCTGAATATTTCCGACAGCTACAGGTTGTATATTTAG